Proteins co-encoded in one Lagopus muta isolate bLagMut1 chromosome 25, bLagMut1 primary, whole genome shotgun sequence genomic window:
- the PLEKHH3 gene encoding pleckstrin homology domain-containing family H member 3 isoform X2 has product MPFPGGLWWLLCCRQGFTLLRRDYGEAEREADGEAEEEASFELRAQGDRASLEVSLSQPTRISSGSERSLLVSEEMRSLIVEKGPGPVEEDPDALVKGWLQREVRGGVKTPWLRPRKYWFVLTPDSLDYYSSNERGAKRLGSLVLTSLCSVLWPDKQTYKETGFWSMTVFGRKHCYRLYTEHLHEAVRWVCAVQKVIDSKAPVQTPTQLLMRDVEEHCGNPEVLEQIYRCNPILRYTSSPLYAPLLPFPYGSLDQSAPGPHSYTTLRDEAVKLFNSLQQLESQQDPVPLIQGILQTCLDLPPLVDEIYCQLVKQTTEPPAPGGPGDLHYWQLLTCMSCTFLPSPPVLRFLRFHLVRTESRFPASEMAEYARFIQEALGKTRGRECVPSLEEILVLMRRQEMVCTVHCPGVAACSVTISSHTTAEEVAQELVSRLGLSQSPNLFALYEQSRLREQPVGSSTLLADVLTSLAGEQRGQDVPHRLRFKHYGFLDTENVPRDSLEFALLFEQAHEMVLRGYVPTSEETLQTLAALRLQSLNSDFSARAPFPRLEELFPPRVLRARLAPPRPDPPPKCRGARLRAGLLAGGLWGRAPAKRRAERDLRLRGRLREEGAGTVAAIVEKWKLLQGMGRPEAMAAYVALVREWPGFGSTLFDVDLRANPVGAGPQRLWLSVGAKAVSLYKPGEREPLDSFCYSRISSFGASDSSTFRLSVEDRDLLFETSQVDEIAQLLNTYLASMGARQPQELPASPLGSDAAVRPRGLCPAAGSWQHLLPAGSFSS; this is encoded by the exons ATGCCGTTCCCCGGCGGGCTctggtggctgctgtgctgccggCAGGGCTTCACGCTGCTGCGGCGGGACTACGGCGAGGCGGAGCGGGAGGCGGACGGCGAGGCCGAGGAGGAGGCGTCCTTCGAGCTCCGCGCCCAGGGAGACCGG gcatccctggaggtgaGCCTGAGTCAGCCCACCCGCATCAGCAGTGGCTCGGAGCG GTCCCTGCTGGTGTCAGAGGAGATGCGCAGTCTCATCGTGGAGAAGGGGCCGGGGCCAGTGGAGGAAGACCCCGATGCTCTTGTGAAAG GCTGGCTGCAACGGGAGGTGCGGGGTGGTGTGAAGACCCCCTGGCTCCGGCCTCGCAAGTACTGGTTCGTGCTGACGCCCGACTCCCTGGACTACTACAGCAGCAATGAAAGGGGGGCCAAGCGTCTGGGCTCCCTGGTGCTCACCAGCCTCTGCTCCGTGCTGTGGCCAGACAAGCAGACCTACAAGGAGACGG GGTTCTGGAGCATGACAGTGTTTGGCAGGAAGCACTGCTATCGCCTGTACACCGAGCACTTGCACGAGGCCGTGCGCTGGGTGTGCGCTGTGCAGAAGGTGATCGACAGCAAAGCGCCCGTGCAGACGCCCACACAGCTGCTCATGCGCGATGTGGAG GAGCACTGTGGCAACCCCGAGGTGCTGGAGCAAATCTACCGCTGCAACCCCATTCTGCGCTACACCAGCAGCCCCCTCTACGCAcccctgctgcctttcccctACGGCAGCCTGGACCAAAGCG ctcctggtcCTCACAGCTACACCACGCTGCGTGACGAGGCCGTGAAGCTGTTTAactctctgcagcagctggagtcGCAGCAGGACCCAGTGCCACTGATCCAGGGCATCCTGCAGACCTGTCTGGACCTGCCGCCGCTGGTGGATGAGATTTACTGCCAGCTGGTGAAGCAGACCACGGAGCCACCGGCGCCGGGCGGGCCGGGCGACTTGCACTACTGGCAGCTGCTCACCTGCATGAGCTGCACGTTCCTGCCCTCCCCGCCCGTCCTGCGCTTCCTGCGCTTCCACTTGGTCAG GACGGAGAGCCGCTTCCCCGCCTCGGAGATGGCCGAGTACGCCCGCTTCATCCAGGAGGCGCTGGGAAAGACGCGGGGCCGGGAGTGCGTGCCGTCCCTGGAGGAGATCCTGGTGCTGATGCGGCGACAGGAGATGGTGTGCACCGTGCACTGCCCGGGGGTGGCCGCCTGCAGCGTGACCATCAGCTCCCACACCACGGCGGAGGAG GTGGCCCAGGAGCTCGTGTCGCGCCTGGGGCTGTCGCAGAGCCCCAACCTCTTTGCGCTCTATGAGCAGTCCCGGCTCCGCGAGCAGCCCGTGGGCAGCTCCACGCTGCTGGCAGACGTCCTCACCAG CCTGGCCGGGGAGCAGCGGGGGCAGGACGTGCCGCACCGGCTCCGCTTCAAGCACTACGGCTTTCTGGACACGGAGAACGTCCCGCGGGACAGCCTGGAGTTCGCGCTCCTCTTCGAGCAG GCTCACGAGATGGTGCTGCGGGGTTACGTGCCCACGTCGGAGGAGACGCTGCAGACGCTGGCGGCGCTGCGCCTGCAGAGCCTCAACAGCGACTTCTCCGCCCGCGCGCCGTTCCCGCGCCTGGAGGAGCTCTTCCCGCCTCGCGTGCTGCGCGCCCGCCTGGCGCCCCCCCGCCCCGACCCCCCCCCCAAGTGCCGCGGGGCGCGGCTGCGCGCGGGGCTGCTGGCCGGGGGGCTCTGGGGGCGCGCGCCGGCCAAGCGGCGCGCCGAGCGGGACCTGCGGCTGCGGGGCCGCCTGCGGGAGGAGGGGGCCGGCACCGTGGCCGCCATCGTGGAGAAGTggaagctgctgcagggcatggGCCGGCCCGAAGCCATGGCCGCCTACGTGGCGCTGGTGCGGGAATGGCCCGGCTTCGGCTCCACGCTCTTCGACGTGGATCTGCGTGCG AACCCCGTGGGCGCCGGACCCCAGCGGCTGTGGCTGAGCGTCGGGGCCAAGGCCGTCTCGCTCTATAAGCCGGGGGAACGGGAGCCCCTGGACAGCTTCTGCTACAGCCGTATCTCCTCCTTCGGGGCCTCCGATAGCAGCACCTTCCGCCTCTCCGTGGAGGACCGGGACCTGCTCTTCGAGACCTCCCAG gtggATGAGATTGCCCAGCTTCTCAACACTTACCTTGCCTCGATGGGTGCCCGCCAGCCCCAGGAGCTACCTGCCAGCCCCCTCGGCTCTGATGCTGCAGTGCGACCCCGggggctgtgccctgcagctgggtcctggcagcacctgctgcctgctggctcCTTCAGCAGCTAG
- the PLEKHH3 gene encoding pleckstrin homology domain-containing family H member 3 isoform X1 → MPFPGGLWWLLCCRQGFTLLRRDYGEAEREADGEAEEEASFELRAQGDRASLEVSLSQPTRISSGSERSLLVSEEMRSLIVEKGPGPVEEDPDALVKGWLQREVRGGVKTPWLRPRKYWFVLTPDSLDYYSSNERGAKRLGSLVLTSLCSVLWPDKQTYKETGFWSMTVFGRKHCYRLYTEHLHEAVRWVCAVQKVIDSKAPVQTPTQLLMRDVEEHCGNPEVLEQIYRCNPILRYTSSPLYAPLLPFPYGSLDQSAPGPHSYTTLRDEAVKLFNSLQQLESQQDPVPLIQGILQTCLDLPPLVDEIYCQLVKQTTEPPAPGGPGDLHYWQLLTCMSCTFLPSPPVLRFLRFHLVRTESRFPASEMAEYARFIQEALGKTRGRECVPSLEEILVLMRRQEMVCTVHCPGVAACSVTISSHTTAEEVAQELVSRLGLSQSPNLFALYEQSRLREQPVGSSTLLADVLTRFENLAGEQRGQDVPHRLRFKHYGFLDTENVPRDSLEFALLFEQAHEMVLRGYVPTSEETLQTLAALRLQSLNSDFSARAPFPRLEELFPPRVLRARLAPPRPDPPPKCRGARLRAGLLAGGLWGRAPAKRRAERDLRLRGRLREEGAGTVAAIVEKWKLLQGMGRPEAMAAYVALVREWPGFGSTLFDVDLRANPVGAGPQRLWLSVGAKAVSLYKPGEREPLDSFCYSRISSFGASDSSTFRLSVEDRDLLFETSQVDEIAQLLNTYLASMGARQPQELPASPLGSDAAVRPRGLCPAAGSWQHLLPAGSFSS, encoded by the exons ATGCCGTTCCCCGGCGGGCTctggtggctgctgtgctgccggCAGGGCTTCACGCTGCTGCGGCGGGACTACGGCGAGGCGGAGCGGGAGGCGGACGGCGAGGCCGAGGAGGAGGCGTCCTTCGAGCTCCGCGCCCAGGGAGACCGG gcatccctggaggtgaGCCTGAGTCAGCCCACCCGCATCAGCAGTGGCTCGGAGCG GTCCCTGCTGGTGTCAGAGGAGATGCGCAGTCTCATCGTGGAGAAGGGGCCGGGGCCAGTGGAGGAAGACCCCGATGCTCTTGTGAAAG GCTGGCTGCAACGGGAGGTGCGGGGTGGTGTGAAGACCCCCTGGCTCCGGCCTCGCAAGTACTGGTTCGTGCTGACGCCCGACTCCCTGGACTACTACAGCAGCAATGAAAGGGGGGCCAAGCGTCTGGGCTCCCTGGTGCTCACCAGCCTCTGCTCCGTGCTGTGGCCAGACAAGCAGACCTACAAGGAGACGG GGTTCTGGAGCATGACAGTGTTTGGCAGGAAGCACTGCTATCGCCTGTACACCGAGCACTTGCACGAGGCCGTGCGCTGGGTGTGCGCTGTGCAGAAGGTGATCGACAGCAAAGCGCCCGTGCAGACGCCCACACAGCTGCTCATGCGCGATGTGGAG GAGCACTGTGGCAACCCCGAGGTGCTGGAGCAAATCTACCGCTGCAACCCCATTCTGCGCTACACCAGCAGCCCCCTCTACGCAcccctgctgcctttcccctACGGCAGCCTGGACCAAAGCG ctcctggtcCTCACAGCTACACCACGCTGCGTGACGAGGCCGTGAAGCTGTTTAactctctgcagcagctggagtcGCAGCAGGACCCAGTGCCACTGATCCAGGGCATCCTGCAGACCTGTCTGGACCTGCCGCCGCTGGTGGATGAGATTTACTGCCAGCTGGTGAAGCAGACCACGGAGCCACCGGCGCCGGGCGGGCCGGGCGACTTGCACTACTGGCAGCTGCTCACCTGCATGAGCTGCACGTTCCTGCCCTCCCCGCCCGTCCTGCGCTTCCTGCGCTTCCACTTGGTCAG GACGGAGAGCCGCTTCCCCGCCTCGGAGATGGCCGAGTACGCCCGCTTCATCCAGGAGGCGCTGGGAAAGACGCGGGGCCGGGAGTGCGTGCCGTCCCTGGAGGAGATCCTGGTGCTGATGCGGCGACAGGAGATGGTGTGCACCGTGCACTGCCCGGGGGTGGCCGCCTGCAGCGTGACCATCAGCTCCCACACCACGGCGGAGGAG GTGGCCCAGGAGCTCGTGTCGCGCCTGGGGCTGTCGCAGAGCCCCAACCTCTTTGCGCTCTATGAGCAGTCCCGGCTCCGCGAGCAGCCCGTGGGCAGCTCCACGCTGCTGGCAGACGTCCTCACCAGGTTTGAAAA CCTGGCCGGGGAGCAGCGGGGGCAGGACGTGCCGCACCGGCTCCGCTTCAAGCACTACGGCTTTCTGGACACGGAGAACGTCCCGCGGGACAGCCTGGAGTTCGCGCTCCTCTTCGAGCAG GCTCACGAGATGGTGCTGCGGGGTTACGTGCCCACGTCGGAGGAGACGCTGCAGACGCTGGCGGCGCTGCGCCTGCAGAGCCTCAACAGCGACTTCTCCGCCCGCGCGCCGTTCCCGCGCCTGGAGGAGCTCTTCCCGCCTCGCGTGCTGCGCGCCCGCCTGGCGCCCCCCCGCCCCGACCCCCCCCCCAAGTGCCGCGGGGCGCGGCTGCGCGCGGGGCTGCTGGCCGGGGGGCTCTGGGGGCGCGCGCCGGCCAAGCGGCGCGCCGAGCGGGACCTGCGGCTGCGGGGCCGCCTGCGGGAGGAGGGGGCCGGCACCGTGGCCGCCATCGTGGAGAAGTggaagctgctgcagggcatggGCCGGCCCGAAGCCATGGCCGCCTACGTGGCGCTGGTGCGGGAATGGCCCGGCTTCGGCTCCACGCTCTTCGACGTGGATCTGCGTGCG AACCCCGTGGGCGCCGGACCCCAGCGGCTGTGGCTGAGCGTCGGGGCCAAGGCCGTCTCGCTCTATAAGCCGGGGGAACGGGAGCCCCTGGACAGCTTCTGCTACAGCCGTATCTCCTCCTTCGGGGCCTCCGATAGCAGCACCTTCCGCCTCTCCGTGGAGGACCGGGACCTGCTCTTCGAGACCTCCCAG gtggATGAGATTGCCCAGCTTCTCAACACTTACCTTGCCTCGATGGGTGCCCGCCAGCCCCAGGAGCTACCTGCCAGCCCCCTCGGCTCTGATGCTGCAGTGCGACCCCGggggctgtgccctgcagctgggtcctggcagcacctgctgcctgctggctcCTTCAGCAGCTAG
- the CCR10 gene encoding C-C chemokine receptor type 10: MEEANPTPMVITATTDFYTWEYSVSWDDGTLPELCEKQAVQGFARTYQPAIYLLLSLLGTVGNGLVLLTHTRYRRARSITDVCLLHLALSDLLLLLTLPFAVTVMLQGWSPDTAACKVLQGVYALNFYSGFLFLTCISMDRYVAIVRVPAACRLRPRARRHGWLTVGLAWLLAALLALPQFIYGKAEQHQDLHICRVVFPPAVSRAARGATNLTQVVLGFAVPFAVMASCYTAVARTLLAARGAQPHRALRVLLALVLVFVALQLPYSLMVLLDTAELLASWELSCAQSRRKDLALLVTSGLASLRCCLNPLLYAFLGQRFRRELWLLASDAGCVGNIDPRCPGCPSPRQRSSLSTCQDVA; the protein is encoded by the exons ATGGAGGAG GCAAACCCCACCCCCATGGTGATAACGGCCACCACCGACTTCTACACCTGGGAGTACAGCGTCTCGTGGGATGACGGCACGCTGCCTGAGCTGTGTGagaagcaggcagtgcagggctTCGCCCGCACCTACCAGCCGGCCATCTACCTGCTGCTCTCGCTGCTGGGCACAGTGGGCAACGGGCTGGTGCTGCTCACACACACCCGCTACCGCCGGGCACGCAGCATCACCGACGTCTGCCTGCTGCACTTGGCCCTATCggacctcctgctgctgctgacgcTGCCCTTTGCCGTCACTgtgatgctgcagggctggtCCCCAGACACAGCTGCCTGCAAGGTGCTGCAGGGCGTTTATGCCCTCAACTTCTACAGCGGCTTCCTTTTCCTCACCTGCATCAGCATGGACCGCTACGTGGCCATTGTGCGGGTGCCAGCTGCGTGCCGCCTGCGCCCACGGGCTCGTCGCCACGGCTGGCTGACGGTGGGCCTGGCCTGGCTGCTGGCCGCGCTGCTGGCACTGCCGCAGTTCATCTACggcaaagcagaacagcaccAGGACCTCCACATTTGCCGTGTTGTTTTCCCCCCGGCAGTGTCACGGGCAGCACGGGGAGCCACCAACCTCACGCAGGTCGTGCTGGGCTTTGCCGTGCCCTTTGCGGTGATGGCAAGCTGCTACACGGCTGTGGCTCGGACGCTGCTGGCGGCTCGTGGCGCTCAGCCCCACCGGGCGCTGAGGGTGCTGCTGGCCCTTGTGCTCGTGTTTGTGGCCCTGCAGCTGCCCTACAGCTTGATGGTGCTGCTGGACACAGCCGAGCTGCTGgccagctgggagctgagctgtgcacaGAGCCGCCGCAAGGACCTGGCGCTGCTGGTCACCAGCGGGCTGGCATCCCTGCGCTGCTGCCTCAACCCACTGCTCTATGCCTTCCTGGGCCAGCGCTTCCGCCgtgagctgtggctgctggccAGCGATGCCGGCTGTGTGGGGAACATCGACCCGCGCTGCCCCGGCTGCCCCAGTCCTCGCCAGCGCTCATCACTCTCCACCTGCCAAGATGTGGCATAG